One Stenotrophomonas oahuensis genomic region harbors:
- the ccmC gene encoding heme ABC transporter permease CcmC, translated as MNSLTRWFHQFGSPPTFDRFAARWSRLFYVAAVPVLLIGLYQGLFVVPAEAKQLDAFRIIYIHVPSAWMSLFVFALMAFYAAIALIWRIKICEILAMACAPMGAGFTLITLLTGSIWGKGTWGTWWDWDPRMTSELVLLFLYLGVIGLYHAIEDRRSAARAAGLLAIVGVSLLPVIRYSVDWWGGLHQRQSINVFGDNAVRDQLIGPLWWMVVATKLWFAGSLLAKARADNLSREAGKAWVAERFGGVPAGESTP; from the coding sequence ATGAACTCTTTGACCCGCTGGTTCCACCAATTCGGTTCGCCGCCCACCTTCGACCGCTTCGCTGCGCGCTGGTCTCGCCTGTTCTATGTGGCAGCGGTGCCGGTGCTGCTTATCGGGCTGTACCAGGGGTTGTTCGTGGTGCCGGCCGAAGCCAAGCAGCTGGACGCCTTCCGCATCATCTACATCCACGTGCCCAGCGCCTGGATGAGCCTGTTCGTGTTCGCGCTGATGGCGTTCTATGCCGCCATCGCGCTGATCTGGCGGATCAAGATCTGCGAGATCCTGGCCATGGCCTGCGCGCCGATGGGCGCGGGCTTCACCCTGATCACCCTGCTGACCGGCAGCATCTGGGGCAAAGGCACCTGGGGCACCTGGTGGGACTGGGACCCGCGCATGACCAGCGAACTGGTGCTGCTGTTCCTGTACCTGGGCGTGATTGGCCTGTACCACGCCATTGAAGACCGCCGCAGCGCCGCGCGTGCAGCCGGCCTGCTGGCGATTGTGGGCGTGAGCCTGCTGCCGGTGATCCGCTATTCGGTGGACTGGTGGGGCGGCCTGCACCAGCGACAGTCGATCAACGTGTTCGGCGACAACGCGGTGCGCGACCAGCTGATCGGGCCGCTGTGGTGGATGGTGGTGGCGACCAAGCTGTGGTTTGCCGGTTCGCTGCTGGCCAAGGCCCGCGCCGACAATCTTTCACGTGAGGCCGGTAAGGCCTGGGTGGCTGAGCGTTTCGGCGGCGTACCCGCCGGGGAGTCCACGCCGTGA
- a CDS encoding heme exporter protein CcmD — MTHVPFLIAAFSIFILVLAADALGSWLRLRSAKRQALRRQERLRARDKSPAAAPLSTELSR; from the coding sequence GTGACCCACGTCCCCTTCCTGATCGCTGCATTCTCCATTTTCATTCTGGTGCTGGCCGCCGATGCGCTGGGGTCCTGGCTGCGCCTGCGCAGCGCCAAGCGCCAGGCCCTGCGCCGCCAGGAACGCTTGCGCGCGCGCGATAAATCGCCTGCCGCCGCCCCGCTCAGCACGGAGCTGAGCCGATGA
- the ccmE gene encoding cytochrome c maturation protein CcmE, with protein sequence MTPVQRRRLMWVLIVLLAGGLATTLVAFALQRNIAYLYTPAEVLRGDAGNQERFRLGGMVVKGSFQRAEGALEAHFVVTDGDATLPVSTSRILPDMFAEGTAVVASGRLENGRFIADEVLAKHDENYVPKEVADKMGAAHTKHDVPVPAVEAR encoded by the coding sequence ATGACCCCGGTACAGCGTCGCCGCCTGATGTGGGTGCTGATTGTGCTGTTGGCGGGCGGCCTGGCCACCACGCTGGTGGCGTTCGCGCTGCAGCGGAACATCGCCTATCTGTACACGCCGGCGGAAGTGCTGCGCGGCGACGCCGGCAACCAGGAACGCTTCCGCCTCGGCGGCATGGTGGTGAAAGGCTCGTTCCAACGCGCGGAAGGCGCGCTGGAAGCGCACTTCGTGGTCACCGATGGCGACGCCACCCTGCCGGTGAGCACCTCGCGCATTCTGCCGGACATGTTTGCCGAAGGCACCGCCGTGGTCGCCAGCGGCCGCCTGGAAAATGGCCGCTTCATCGCCGATGAAGTGCTGGCCAAGCACGACGAAAACTACGTGCCCAAGGAAGTCGCCGACAAGATGGGCGCAGCACACACCAAGCACGACGTGCCGGTGCCGGCCGTGGAGGCACGCTGA
- a CDS encoding heme lyase CcmF/NrfE family subunit, translated as MLPELGQILLGCALLAALLQAVLPLLGAQRQRAEWMAIARPAAYAQLVLIAGAFAVLTAAFVQQDFSVRYVAENSNTLLPLAYRYSAVWGAHEGSLLLWVLVLALWGGAVALGSKQLPDTVRARVLGVMGIISVGFIAFLFFTSNPFTRLLPAPLEGRDLNPLLQDPGLIIHPPMLYIGYVGFAVPFAFAIAALLDGRVDARWLRWTRPWTNIAWGFLTLGIALGSWWAYYELGWGGWWFWDPVENASFMPWLAGAALIHSQAVTEKRGSFASWTLLLAIAAFALSLLGAFLVRSGVLTSVHSFAADPARGAFILVFLALVVGAALLLYALRAGGLNADDPRKGFMPTSRETLLLANNLLLATACAMVLLGTLYPLLADALGLGKVSVGPPYFGTLFLLLMAPLVLLLPFGPLVNWQRDQASKRLALLAPWAVFALVLGVVAWFMAPQGKLKTAAGVAAAAWVTFGTARFVWQRLRGNGRFNAEMIGMLLAHFGVAVFLVGALLVEALNVQREIALAPGQQIEIGRYAFQFEGVDHQQGPNYVADRGHVRVFASDREIALLHPEKRAYASGGQVMTEAGIHARVNGDVYVALGEPLGNNAWALRVHIKPFVRWIWLGALLMALGGFVTAADRRFRRIKELPNV; from the coding sequence GTGCTGCCTGAGCTGGGGCAGATTTTGCTGGGGTGTGCGCTGCTGGCCGCGTTGCTGCAGGCGGTGTTGCCGCTGCTGGGCGCACAACGCCAGCGTGCCGAATGGATGGCCATCGCCCGCCCCGCCGCGTACGCACAGCTGGTGCTGATCGCCGGCGCGTTCGCCGTGCTGACCGCCGCCTTCGTGCAGCAGGATTTCTCGGTGCGCTACGTGGCCGAGAATTCCAACACGCTGCTGCCGCTGGCCTACCGCTATTCCGCCGTGTGGGGCGCGCACGAAGGCTCATTGCTGCTGTGGGTGCTGGTGCTGGCACTGTGGGGCGGGGCGGTGGCGCTGGGCTCGAAGCAATTGCCCGACACTGTGCGCGCACGCGTGCTGGGGGTGATGGGCATCATCAGCGTGGGCTTCATCGCCTTCCTGTTCTTCACCTCCAATCCGTTCACCCGCCTGCTGCCCGCGCCGCTGGAGGGCCGCGACCTCAACCCGCTGCTGCAGGACCCCGGGCTGATCATCCACCCGCCGATGCTGTACATCGGCTACGTAGGCTTTGCAGTGCCGTTCGCGTTCGCCATTGCCGCGCTGCTGGACGGCCGCGTGGATGCACGCTGGCTGCGCTGGACCCGGCCATGGACCAACATTGCCTGGGGCTTTCTCACCCTGGGCATCGCGCTGGGCAGCTGGTGGGCGTATTACGAGCTGGGCTGGGGCGGCTGGTGGTTCTGGGACCCGGTGGAAAATGCCAGCTTCATGCCATGGCTGGCCGGCGCGGCGCTGATCCATTCGCAGGCGGTTACGGAAAAGCGCGGCAGCTTTGCCAGCTGGACCCTGCTGCTGGCGATTGCCGCGTTCGCGCTTTCCTTGCTGGGTGCGTTCCTGGTGCGTTCGGGCGTGCTGACCAGCGTGCATTCGTTCGCCGCCGATCCCGCCCGCGGTGCCTTCATCCTGGTGTTCCTGGCGCTGGTGGTCGGCGCGGCACTGCTGCTGTACGCACTGCGCGCTGGCGGCCTGAATGCCGACGACCCGCGCAAGGGCTTCATGCCAACCTCGCGCGAGACCCTGCTGCTTGCCAACAACCTGCTGCTGGCAACCGCCTGCGCCATGGTGCTGCTGGGCACGCTGTATCCGCTGCTGGCCGATGCACTGGGGCTGGGCAAGGTGAGCGTGGGGCCGCCCTACTTCGGCACCCTGTTCCTGCTGCTGATGGCTCCGCTGGTGCTGCTGCTGCCGTTCGGCCCGCTGGTGAACTGGCAGCGCGACCAGGCATCAAAGCGGCTCGCCCTGCTGGCTCCGTGGGCGGTGTTCGCATTGGTGCTCGGCGTGGTGGCGTGGTTCATGGCTCCACAGGGCAAGCTGAAAACCGCTGCCGGTGTTGCCGCCGCCGCGTGGGTCACCTTCGGTACCGCCCGCTTCGTCTGGCAGCGCCTGCGGGGCAATGGCCGTTTCAACGCGGAAATGATCGGCATGCTGCTGGCCCATTTCGGCGTGGCGGTGTTCCTGGTCGGCGCGTTGCTGGTGGAAGCGCTGAATGTGCAGCGCGAGATCGCACTGGCCCCGGGCCAGCAGATCGAGATCGGCCGCTACGCGTTCCAGTTCGAAGGTGTGGACCACCAGCAGGGGCCCAACTACGTGGCTGATCGCGGGCATGTGCGCGTATTCGCCAGTGACCGTGAAATCGCCCTGCTGCACCCGGAAAAACGCGCCTATGCCAGCGGTGGCCAGGTAATGACCGAAGCCGGCATCCATGCACGGGTAAATGGCGACGTCTACGTGGCATTGGGCGAGCCGCTGGGCAACAATGCCTGGGCGCTGCGCGTGCATATCAAGCCGTTTGTCCGCTGGATCTGGCTGGGTGCGCTGCTGATGGCGCTGGGCGGGTTTGTCACCGCCGCTGACCGCCGCTTCCGCCGTATCAAGGAATTACCGAATGTCTGA